The following are encoded together in the Dama dama isolate Ldn47 chromosome 27, ASM3311817v1, whole genome shotgun sequence genome:
- the LOC133047516 gene encoding ubiquitin-conjugating enzyme E2 D3-like → MGPSDSPCQGGVFFLTINFPTDYPFQPSKVAFTTRIYHPNINSNHSFTFTFLQSQWSPVLTISKVLLSICSWLCDPGPDDPLVPEAVGIFKADRDKCNRTS, encoded by the exons ATGGGACCTAGTGACAGCCCGTGTCAAGGTGGTGTATTCTTTTTAACAATCAATTTTCCTACAGACTACCCCTTCCAACCATCTAAGGTTGCATTTACCACAAGAATTTATCATCCAAATATAAACAGTAATCACAGCTTTAC tttcactttcctgcaatCACAGTGGTCGCCTGTTTTAACTATTTCCAAGGTTCTTCTATCCATTTGTTCATGGCTATGTGATCCAGGCCCAGATGACCCCCTAGTGCCAGAGGCTGTAGGGATCTTTAAAGCAGACAGAGATAAGTGCAACAGAACGTCTTGA